The following are encoded together in the Thermococcus sibiricus MM 739 genome:
- a CDS encoding DUF257 family protein yields the protein MEYAKSVMWKEGIVIEYSSSEPIHLIFKWLVGISEKITDNILVLDVLDILSMLKLNLDIAGKDTSFTHELDVIKIGGNIKLGKMIGYLDPHQDITVYASRYSKILREYYETHKNIVYFIFGIERLVHLQEREEVFELYATNYTRYVFGDEERVGIYFINRDIATKALLLQLEEAASRVLEVIHEEGTLKIKIRKSPRLEDYGKEFKIPLEDLCHLKF from the coding sequence TCAGTGATGTGGAAAGAAGGAATTGTCATAGAATATTCTTCTAGTGAGCCCATTCATTTAATTTTTAAATGGCTGGTAGGAATTTCTGAGAAAATTACTGATAATATACTTGTCTTGGATGTTTTAGATATTTTATCAATGTTGAAATTAAATCTTGATATTGCTGGCAAGGATACATCTTTCACACATGAGCTTGATGTAATAAAAATAGGGGGGAACATAAAGCTTGGCAAGATGATAGGTTATTTGGACCCCCACCAAGATATTACAGTATATGCCTCTAGATATTCTAAAATTCTTCGGGAATACTATGAAACCCACAAAAATATAGTGTACTTCATCTTTGGAATTGAAAGGCTTGTACATCTCCAGGAAAGGGAAGAGGTATTTGAATTATATGCTACAAATTACACACGCTATGTTTTTGGTGATGAAGAGAGGGTAGGAATTTATTTCATAAACAGGGATATAGCGACAAAGGCATTGCTCTTGCAATTAGAAGAGGCAGCTTCTAGAGTGCTGGAGGTTATCCATGAAGAAGGAACATTAAAAATTAAAATTAGGAAGTCTCCACGTTTGGAGGATTATGGAAAGGAATTTAAGATCCCTCTTGAGGATCTTTGTCATTTAAAATTTTAG